The Tenacibaculum jejuense genome includes a window with the following:
- a CDS encoding SulP family inorganic anion transporter, with product MKNIFSNIKGDLFGGITAGIVALPLALAFGVSSGLGPTAGLYGAIIIAFFASLFGGTDTQISGPTAPMTAVSMVVIGTIIAANDGNVNQALPTILTVFLLAGLLQIGLGLLGFGKYIRYIPYPVVSGFMTAIGVIILFTQILPSVGYYAKEDVSFVEKFKPQAQEIILQNILKDEAGEGILVLENFKETIKRSNEITQEAILKEAKTLAGKESSGVIGALTVLPRALKSINLLELLLALGTIIIIYGFKKITTAIPSTLVALVIMTVIALIFKLEYRPIEEIPGGFPVPNLEIFTGFNLGSVKPYIFTAFTLALLGAIDSLLTSVVADNMTKTKHKPNKELVGQGIGNSIAAIFGGIPGAGATIRTVVNIKSGGKTKLSGMIAGVMLLIILLGLGPIASKIPAAVLAGVLITVGIGVMDYKGLRAIPNLPKDVKLGPIKLSSEFIIMLVVLLLSTFWDLVYAVGIGLVIASLIFMKKIGDVTAKSSDVSSLQEEAWEDETEFPDQLSEEVFIKHINGPLFFGSTSNFQQLAKQIPDTAKTVIVRMDRMPYVDQSGLFALEDILIDLEKGGVQVLFVDVLEQPRYMMEKIGLIPDLVSKEHIFKTFSECLDWVKDDIKK from the coding sequence ATGAAAAATATATTTTCTAATATTAAAGGTGATTTATTTGGAGGAATAACAGCAGGAATAGTTGCTTTACCTTTAGCACTTGCTTTCGGAGTATCTTCTGGTTTAGGTCCAACTGCTGGGTTATATGGAGCTATAATTATTGCTTTTTTCGCCTCTCTTTTTGGAGGAACAGATACTCAAATTTCTGGACCTACTGCACCTATGACGGCGGTAAGTATGGTTGTTATTGGTACAATCATAGCTGCTAATGATGGTAATGTAAACCAAGCTTTGCCTACAATACTTACTGTTTTTTTATTGGCTGGTCTTTTACAAATTGGTCTCGGATTATTAGGCTTTGGTAAATACATTAGATATATACCTTATCCTGTGGTTTCTGGTTTTATGACAGCTATTGGTGTTATAATTTTATTTACTCAAATTTTACCTTCTGTTGGTTATTATGCTAAAGAAGATGTTTCATTTGTAGAAAAATTTAAACCTCAAGCGCAAGAAATTATTCTCCAAAATATCTTAAAAGATGAAGCTGGTGAAGGAATATTAGTATTAGAAAATTTTAAAGAAACAATAAAACGTTCCAATGAAATTACTCAAGAAGCTATTTTAAAAGAAGCCAAAACTTTAGCTGGTAAAGAGTCTTCTGGAGTAATAGGAGCTTTAACAGTGCTACCTAGGGCCTTAAAAAGTATAAATCTTTTAGAACTACTTTTAGCCTTAGGTACGATTATCATTATTTACGGATTTAAAAAAATTACTACAGCAATACCTAGTACATTAGTCGCTCTAGTTATTATGACAGTTATTGCTTTAATTTTCAAGTTAGAGTATAGACCAATTGAAGAAATTCCGGGTGGATTTCCAGTACCAAATCTAGAAATCTTTACAGGCTTTAATCTCGGTAGTGTAAAGCCTTACATCTTTACTGCTTTTACATTAGCTCTGTTGGGAGCCATAGATTCTTTATTAACCTCTGTGGTTGCAGACAACATGACTAAAACCAAACATAAACCAAATAAAGAATTAGTGGGTCAAGGTATAGGAAATAGTATAGCAGCAATTTTTGGAGGAATTCCTGGAGCAGGCGCTACGATTAGAACTGTTGTAAATATTAAATCTGGAGGAAAGACTAAACTTTCTGGTATGATAGCTGGTGTTATGCTATTAATTATCTTATTAGGTTTAGGACCAATAGCTTCTAAAATCCCAGCAGCGGTATTAGCAGGAGTTTTAATCACAGTTGGAATTGGCGTAATGGATTACAAAGGTTTACGTGCTATTCCTAACTTACCTAAAGATGTAAAGCTAGGACCAATTAAATTAAGTTCTGAATTTATTATAATGTTGGTTGTATTATTATTATCAACTTTCTGGGATTTAGTTTATGCTGTAGGAATTGGTTTAGTAATTGCTTCTCTAATTTTCATGAAAAAAATTGGTGATGTTACAGCCAAAAGTTCAGATGTTTCATCTCTTCAAGAAGAAGCCTGGGAAGACGAAACTGAATTTCCAGACCAACTTTCTGAAGAAGTTTTTATTAAGCATATAAACGGACCTTTATTTTTTGGATCTACAAGTAATTTCCAGCAATTAGCAAAACAAATTCCAGATACTGCAAAAACAGTAATTGTTCGAATGGACAGAATGCCTTATGTAGATCAATCTGGACTATTTGCTCTAGAAGACATTCTTATAGATCTTGAAAAAGGTGGTGTTCAGGTATTATTTGTTGATGTACTTGAACAACCAAGATACATGATGGAGAAAATTGGATTAATTCCTGATCTAGTATCAAAAGAACATATATTTAAAACCTTTTCTGAATGTTTAGATTGGGTTAAAGATGATATCAAAAAATAA
- a CDS encoding carbonic anhydrase family protein, giving the protein MRNTALTKELQGHLTPKSVLEDLLEGNKRYIANNLTTSDVSSLVEQTTNGQFPKAVILSCIDSRVPVELVFDQTIGDVFVARVAGNFENVDILGSMEYSCAVAGSKLVFVLGHESCGAVKAACDGVELGNITEMLANITPAAKMASEQVDGVADSSNPEFVAKTVENNVKLTIERIREKSKILQEMEDNGEISIVGGVYSLHTGKVTML; this is encoded by the coding sequence ATGAGAAACACAGCCTTAACAAAAGAATTACAAGGTCATTTAACTCCCAAATCTGTGTTGGAAGATTTATTAGAAGGTAACAAACGTTACATTGCAAACAACTTAACCACATCAGATGTTAGTTCATTAGTAGAACAAACAACTAATGGACAATTTCCAAAAGCAGTAATTTTATCTTGCATAGATTCTCGTGTGCCTGTAGAATTAGTTTTCGATCAAACTATTGGAGATGTTTTTGTTGCTCGTGTCGCTGGAAACTTTGAAAATGTAGATATTTTAGGAAGTATGGAATACTCATGCGCTGTAGCCGGTAGTAAACTGGTATTTGTTTTAGGACATGAAAGTTGTGGTGCTGTAAAAGCCGCTTGTGATGGTGTTGAACTTGGAAATATTACTGAAATGTTAGCAAACATTACTCCCGCTGCTAAAATGGCTTCAGAACAAGTAGATGGTGTAGCAGACTCTTCAAATCCAGAGTTCGTAGCTAAAACAGTAGAGAATAACGTAAAGTTAACAATTGAGAGAATTAGAGAAAAAAGTAAAATTTTACAAGAAATGGAAGACAATGGTGAAATTTCTATAGTAGGTGGAGTTTACTCTTTACATACAGGAAAAGTAACGATGTTATAG
- a CDS encoding T9SS type A sorting domain-containing protein → MNLKLLKGSALALLVLGASTTLNAQKLQTTFNPKKIKKDQVYKNQKMFDSKTGATNAKTPPQRQADNAIERAKFEFERLKNPLTGDIPRDIRKAELQFSQKISPSSDLRRLYGRSANNGNFSNWVNRGPFNVGGRTRALAIDRNNENVILAGGVSGGLWRSENNGETWRKVTRSFQSPSITTIVQDPRPNRGYIWYFASGERQGNSARGGNAFYQGSGVYKSQDQGRTWELLRATRNQNVGSFESGFDLINSIAVNPTNGDLYVATFDGLFRSQDGGNSFSEVLAGGFDNTVEVSITPSGRIYATIDSGGNPNAGFFTSTDGDNWTNITPEGFLTSYGRTVMGIDPSNEDSVYFFTQDPANTAALYRYNRTENAWENLSANLPSSSIGGPIGDLNLQGGYNMVVQVHPADSNIVFVGGTNLYRSTTAFNTLAAQESWVAGYSPLNNISLYTNQHPDQHALVFYPSNPNRALSGNDGGVFITEDITSANAGIEPVAWESLNNGYITTQPYHVAFDPEANSDDLVAGFQDNGTWYTNSTASNAIWEEDFGGDGTYSAIADGGRTRYVSSQNGNLFRFNFDDNGEFLSFTKVRPAGASGFSFINPYILDPNNDNVMYMPIGTSIWRNKDLDEIPLFSNSDATVNWSNISATQTDDNSNVTALDLSKFPVANTLYYGTNSGRIYRLDNANIDNQQPVDIASGKGLPAGYVNDINVDPSNSDRVIVTFSNYGILSLFITENAGETWTNISGNLEERPDGSGNGPSVRSTAFLGSQGNPNSRNQKIFAATSTGLYYTDYLNGQNTVWRKENNAIGNAVTDEVVTRKDGFIAVAAHGNGLFSARFPITANPLPESTLSNAFLLDDLSLPQNSPDTQIDITGLFVQSQGLPISIEITNTNPGLVSASISGDTLTLSYTPDAIGVATIGLIAKAGEEQVSTGFNVSISETPIYAQTNPFVTSIPSQNFTDFNGIAQAADDFVVPAGNTWVINRILAFGGNNGVPNFSSVDVVIYDDNNGTPGEEVYNSSNLTPISELNDPNLNLLLPEPLTLESGNYWISIYVNLAFLPTGNQWFWSSEDNSVGQVTQFRDVADLFGTGATDWTPTSVALGRTPIDQTFQIFGDIISLGEENEEPIQEASLTSINGQLKTLAWPNPSEGIFNFNLQTITTDSKVSLSVFDISGKMVHKEQNVSPKSNYVWDASNVSSGIYLINIEGEKTAKRFKIIKK, encoded by the coding sequence ATGAATCTAAAACTACTCAAGGGCAGTGCACTAGCATTGCTCGTGCTTGGTGCTAGCACAACTTTAAATGCACAAAAACTTCAAACGACATTTAATCCAAAAAAGATTAAGAAAGATCAGGTTTACAAAAACCAGAAAATGTTTGATAGTAAAACAGGAGCTACAAATGCGAAAACTCCACCACAACGTCAAGCAGATAATGCAATCGAAAGAGCAAAATTCGAATTTGAACGTTTAAAAAATCCTTTAACAGGCGATATTCCTAGAGATATTCGTAAAGCAGAACTTCAATTTTCTCAAAAAATAAGTCCAAGTAGCGACTTAAGAAGATTATATGGTAGAAGCGCAAATAATGGAAATTTTTCTAACTGGGTAAACAGAGGTCCTTTCAATGTTGGTGGAAGAACTAGAGCTTTAGCTATAGATAGAAACAATGAAAATGTAATTCTTGCTGGTGGTGTTTCTGGTGGTTTATGGCGTTCTGAAAATAATGGAGAAACTTGGAGAAAAGTAACTCGCTCGTTCCAAAGCCCAAGTATAACTACTATTGTTCAAGATCCAAGACCAAATAGAGGATACATTTGGTATTTTGCTTCAGGAGAAAGACAAGGTAACTCTGCCCGTGGTGGTAATGCTTTTTACCAAGGAAGCGGAGTTTACAAATCTCAAGATCAAGGAAGAACTTGGGAATTATTAAGAGCTACAAGAAATCAAAATGTAGGTTCTTTTGAATCTGGATTCGATTTAATTAACTCTATTGCAGTGAATCCTACAAATGGTGATTTATATGTTGCAACTTTCGATGGGCTTTTTAGATCACAAGACGGTGGTAATTCTTTTTCTGAAGTTTTAGCTGGAGGATTTGATAATACTGTAGAAGTGAGCATTACTCCTTCTGGAAGAATTTATGCAACTATTGACTCAGGTGGAAATCCTAATGCTGGTTTCTTCACCTCTACAGATGGTGATAACTGGACAAACATTACTCCTGAAGGTTTCTTAACATCTTATGGAAGAACTGTAATGGGAATAGATCCTTCGAATGAAGACAGTGTTTACTTTTTTACACAAGATCCAGCAAATACTGCAGCCTTATACAGATATAATAGAACTGAAAATGCTTGGGAAAATTTATCTGCTAATTTACCTTCAAGTTCTATCGGAGGACCTATTGGAGATTTAAATTTACAAGGTGGTTATAACATGGTAGTTCAAGTACATCCTGCAGATAGTAATATTGTTTTTGTTGGTGGTACAAACCTTTACAGATCTACAACTGCTTTTAATACTTTAGCTGCACAAGAAAGTTGGGTTGCTGGTTATTCTCCATTAAACAATATTAGTTTATATACAAATCAACATCCTGACCAACATGCATTAGTATTTTATCCTTCTAATCCAAACAGAGCTTTATCTGGAAATGATGGAGGAGTTTTCATTACAGAAGATATTACAAGTGCAAATGCAGGAATCGAGCCTGTAGCTTGGGAATCTTTAAACAATGGTTATATCACAACACAACCTTATCACGTAGCTTTTGATCCAGAAGCAAATTCTGATGATTTAGTTGCTGGTTTCCAAGATAATGGTACTTGGTATACAAACTCTACAGCTTCTAACGCTATTTGGGAAGAAGATTTCGGTGGAGATGGTACTTACAGTGCTATTGCTGACGGAGGTAGAACTCGTTATGTATCATCACAAAACGGAAACTTATTCCGATTCAATTTTGACGATAATGGAGAGTTTTTATCATTTACAAAGGTTAGACCAGCAGGTGCTTCAGGATTTTCATTTATTAATCCTTATATCTTAGATCCAAATAATGATAATGTTATGTACATGCCTATTGGAACTTCTATCTGGAGAAATAAAGACTTAGACGAAATTCCTTTATTTTCTAATAGTGATGCTACAGTGAACTGGTCTAATATTTCAGCTACACAAACAGACGACAACTCAAATGTTACTGCTTTAGACCTTTCTAAATTCCCAGTAGCAAACACTTTATACTATGGAACAAATAGCGGTCGTATTTATCGTTTAGATAATGCTAATATCGATAATCAACAACCTGTAGATATTGCATCAGGAAAAGGCTTACCAGCTGGTTATGTAAACGATATCAATGTAGATCCTTCAAATTCAGACAGAGTAATAGTTACATTTTCTAACTACGGTATTCTTAGTTTATTTATTACAGAGAATGCAGGAGAAACTTGGACAAATATTAGTGGTAATTTAGAAGAAAGACCTGATGGTTCTGGAAACGGGCCTTCTGTGAGAAGTACTGCTTTTTTAGGTAGTCAAGGAAATCCTAATTCAAGAAATCAGAAAATATTTGCTGCTACAAGTACAGGATTATATTATACAGATTATTTAAACGGACAAAATACTGTTTGGAGAAAAGAAAACAATGCTATTGGTAATGCAGTTACTGATGAAGTAGTAACTAGAAAAGATGGTTTTATTGCAGTTGCTGCTCATGGTAACGGTTTATTTAGTGCACGTTTCCCTATAACTGCAAATCCTTTACCTGAATCTACATTATCTAATGCATTTTTATTAGATGATTTAAGTTTACCTCAAAATAGTCCTGATACTCAAATTGATATCACTGGGTTATTTGTACAATCTCAAGGATTACCAATAAGTATTGAAATTACAAATACGAATCCTGGTTTAGTTAGCGCTTCTATTTCTGGAGATACATTAACATTATCTTACACTCCAGATGCTATTGGAGTAGCAACTATCGGATTAATAGCTAAAGCTGGCGAAGAACAAGTTTCTACTGGATTCAATGTATCTATTTCTGAAACTCCAATTTATGCTCAAACTAATCCTTTTGTTACATCTATTCCATCTCAAAACTTTACAGATTTTAACGGAATCGCTCAAGCAGCAGATGACTTTGTTGTACCAGCTGGAAATACTTGGGTAATTAATAGAATACTTGCTTTTGGTGGAAATAATGGAGTACCTAATTTCTCTAGTGTAGATGTTGTTATTTACGATGACAATAACGGAACTCCTGGAGAAGAAGTTTACAACAGCTCTAACTTAACACCAATTTCTGAACTTAATGATCCTAATTTAAACTTATTACTCCCTGAACCTTTAACATTAGAAAGTGGTAACTACTGGATCTCTATTTATGTAAACTTAGCTTTCTTACCAACAGGAAATCAATGGTTCTGGTCTTCTGAAGATAATTCAGTAGGACAAGTTACTCAATTTAGAGATGTTGCTGATTTATTTGGAACTGGAGCTACAGATTGGACTCCAACTTCTGTTGCTTTAGGTAGAACTCCAATAGATCAAACTTTCCAGATTTTTGGAGATATCATTAGTTTAGGTGAAGAAAATGAAGAGCCAATACAAGAAGCTTCTTTAACTTCAATAAATGGACAATTAAAAACGTTGGCTTGGCCAAATCCATCTGAAGGAATCTTTAACTTTAACTTACAAACAATTACTACAGACAGTAAAGTTTCGTTGAGTGTTTTTGATATTTCGGGTAAAATGGTTCATAAAGAACAAAATGTTTCTCCTAAATCTAATTATGTTTGGGATGCATCAAACGTTTCTTCAGGAATCTATCTTATCAATATAGAAGGAGAAAAAACTGCTAAACGTTTTAAAATTATTAAAAAATAA
- a CDS encoding CvpA family protein, whose product MNTLDIIIASLLLFGFVRGLMKGLFVEIASLVALVAGVYGAIHFSYFLGDWLKDSLDWSEKYITLVAFAGTFVIIILVIALLGKILTKIADFASLGILNKILGGAFGALKIGLILSVIFIFFGRMNDTIPFVKKESLDESILFHPVKKIAPMIFPSIIKGDDEINEIEEDTTI is encoded by the coding sequence ATGAATACCTTAGATATTATTATTGCATCACTACTTCTTTTTGGTTTTGTTAGAGGCCTAATGAAGGGCTTATTTGTAGAAATAGCTTCTTTGGTTGCATTAGTTGCTGGAGTTTATGGAGCTATTCATTTTTCTTACTTTTTAGGAGATTGGTTAAAAGATAGTCTAGATTGGAGTGAAAAGTATATTACTTTAGTTGCTTTTGCAGGAACTTTCGTTATTATCATTTTAGTCATTGCTCTATTAGGTAAGATTTTAACTAAAATTGCAGATTTTGCTTCTCTGGGTATTTTAAATAAAATATTAGGAGGTGCCTTTGGAGCATTGAAAATAGGATTAATACTAAGTGTAATTTTTATTTTCTTTGGAAGAATGAATGACACAATTCCTTTTGTTAAAAAAGAAAGTTTAGATGAATCTATTTTATTTCATCCTGTAAAAAAAATCGCTCCAATGATCTTCCCATCGATTATTAAGGGAGATGATGAAATTAATGAAATAGAGGAAGATACTACAATTTAG
- a CDS encoding NADase-type glycan-binding domain-containing protein, with protein sequence MKYIFLLLILFITLQTSCQQRDTVTVTTTKEFIHAIKSNRVIKVNSKRLNFKQTLQFNHITNLSVISKKEASTLFFDGNFNAVSIRNSKNILLSQINLEMKINTAYCRAHTIQLLESKNITFNNCSISGSGKDCSHLDADDLIKSERSDISFENVIFKDIPSKINDDCKTNIAFKTCTFYVSEKEKVVYPHLDFQNCTFFRSNQVPFLKKYNGFYPKKPVLVNAEIIAKNPPWLYPYDEGELGGLCNNTCKVSASSTLSAKTKNSYTTKNLIDFDTNTAWVEGKNDSGIKERITYKVTDILGDAESWRMSLDATIVNGYTKNLNTWKNNNRVKSFNMYRNGILIAQINLNDTPKAQKINFGEIGYQNFPNIGETFEFEITGIYPGNKFDDTAVSLFIFSCHP encoded by the coding sequence ATGAAATATATCTTTTTATTACTGATTTTATTCATAACACTTCAAACTTCTTGTCAACAAAGAGACACAGTCACTGTTACCACAACCAAAGAATTTATTCATGCTATAAAATCTAATAGGGTAATTAAAGTAAATTCAAAAAGACTAAATTTTAAACAAACCTTACAATTTAATCACATTACCAATTTATCTGTAATATCTAAAAAAGAAGCTTCTACTTTATTCTTTGATGGTAATTTCAATGCAGTTTCTATACGCAATTCTAAAAACATTTTATTATCTCAGATAAATTTAGAAATGAAAATCAACACAGCTTACTGTCGGGCACATACAATACAACTATTAGAAAGTAAAAACATAACATTTAATAATTGTAGTATTTCAGGTAGTGGGAAAGATTGTAGTCATTTAGATGCTGATGATCTCATCAAATCAGAAAGATCAGATATTTCATTTGAAAATGTAATTTTTAAAGATATTCCATCTAAAATCAATGATGATTGTAAGACAAACATAGCTTTTAAAACATGTACTTTTTATGTAAGTGAAAAAGAAAAAGTAGTGTATCCTCATCTAGATTTTCAAAATTGTACTTTTTTCAGGAGTAATCAAGTTCCTTTTTTAAAAAAATATAATGGGTTTTATCCTAAAAAACCGGTACTTGTTAACGCGGAAATTATTGCTAAAAATCCTCCTTGGCTTTATCCTTACGATGAAGGAGAATTGGGGGGTTTGTGTAACAATACTTGCAAAGTATCGGCTTCTAGTACACTTTCTGCCAAAACAAAAAATAGCTACACTACAAAGAATTTAATTGATTTTGATACAAATACTGCTTGGGTTGAAGGTAAAAATGATTCAGGAATAAAAGAGCGTATTACTTATAAAGTAACTGATATACTTGGGGATGCAGAGTCTTGGCGTATGTCTTTAGATGCAACAATTGTTAATGGTTATACCAAAAACTTAAATACTTGGAAAAACAATAATAGAGTAAAAAGTTTTAATATGTATCGTAATGGAATATTAATTGCTCAAATAAACCTTAACGACACCCCGAAAGCTCAAAAAATTAATTTTGGAGAAATTGGATACCAAAACTTTCCAAATATCGGTGAAACCTTTGAATTTGAAATTACAGGTATATATCCTGGAAACAAGTTTGATGATACCGCTGTGAGCCTATTCATTTTTAGCTGTCATCCTTAG
- a CDS encoding SDR family oxidoreductase: MTVENKIIWLTGASSGIGKSLAILLSSQNTKLILSSRNESALNEVKNLCAFPENIKILPLDLEDYECFSEKVDKAIAFFGGVDILVNNGGISQRSLAKDTNISVDKRLMNINYLGTVALTKAILPHFLNKNSGHFVVTTSIVGKIGTPLRSTYAATKHALHGFFDSLRAEVFNDNIKVTLVCPGFVTTNVSKNALTGDGSPQEIMDKATANGIDPDRFAKLMLKAIKAEKEEVYIAGFKEKSGVYAKRFFPKLLSKMIRKLSVT, translated from the coding sequence ATGACTGTAGAAAACAAAATAATATGGTTAACTGGAGCTTCTTCTGGTATAGGAAAATCTCTAGCTATCCTACTTTCCAGCCAAAATACAAAATTAATCTTATCTTCAAGAAATGAATCTGCTTTAAATGAAGTGAAAAATTTATGTGCTTTTCCTGAAAATATAAAAATACTACCTTTAGATCTAGAGGATTATGAATGTTTTTCTGAGAAAGTTGACAAAGCTATTGCATTTTTTGGAGGCGTTGATATTTTGGTAAACAATGGTGGGATTAGTCAACGATCCTTAGCAAAAGACACTAATATTTCTGTGGATAAAAGGTTAATGAATATTAATTATTTAGGAACTGTTGCACTCACCAAAGCTATCTTACCACATTTTCTCAATAAAAACTCTGGACATTTTGTGGTAACAACAAGTATTGTAGGAAAAATAGGTACTCCATTGCGATCTACATATGCAGCAACTAAACATGCTTTACATGGTTTTTTCGATAGTTTGCGCGCAGAAGTATTCAATGACAATATAAAAGTTACTTTAGTTTGCCCTGGTTTTGTGACTACGAATGTTTCTAAAAATGCACTAACTGGTGATGGATCTCCACAAGAGATTATGGATAAAGCCACCGCTAATGGAATTGATCCAGATCGTTTCGCAAAATTAATGTTGAAAGCAATAAAAGCAGAGAAAGAAGAAGTTTACATTGCAGGTTTTAAAGAAAAATCTGGAGTATATGCAAAACGTTTTTTTCCTAAGTTGTTATCTAAAATGATACGAAAGTTAAGCGTTACTTAA
- a CDS encoding TlpA family protein disulfide reductase, whose translation MMKRFFVLLIFVAAVANAQFSVKGTMTPPEKSDWVVLYRIDGAKQKFISNSTIKFEDVDLGGSTQKVGRFELTLPADAKAGAYRVSYRNTGAGFVDFFFNKENVEFVFNPQFPEESVLFTKSRENKVYREYTEALSLTQRAIDSLQVEYLKSDKKKTKKAYKKAYKEQEEVQEIYEGKSEGMLVNTFIKASEATNSDDIFDDTQEYLDHVLNSFFDNIDFSDKTLYNSPFIIDRVTNYVFYLNIAESQSLQQKLYKESIEKIMGIIKKDATKKEILEYLITRFTIQRNSEIVDEVFEKYYDKLPANLQDAKFKEGKLAELSVSVGRTAPDFSWKEDGKDYSLSTLDDGEYYLMIFWSTQCGHCVKEVPEVHEFMKEYDNTSVIAFAIEENDLDFNSWAKNKLYNWHNVLGTHPTYKFDNEVVQKYRIDATPTYFILDKDKKIIAVPNAVEDIKEFLNKEKTASE comes from the coding sequence ATGATGAAAAGATTTTTTGTTTTACTAATTTTTGTAGCTGCTGTTGCTAATGCACAATTTTCAGTAAAAGGGACGATGACTCCCCCAGAAAAAAGTGATTGGGTTGTGTTATATAGAATCGACGGAGCTAAGCAAAAATTTATTAGCAATTCAACAATAAAATTTGAGGATGTTGATTTAGGAGGAAGCACACAAAAGGTTGGTCGTTTTGAATTAACACTTCCTGCAGATGCAAAAGCTGGAGCTTATAGAGTTAGCTATAGAAATACTGGTGCAGGATTTGTAGATTTCTTTTTTAACAAAGAAAATGTAGAATTTGTATTTAATCCTCAGTTTCCTGAAGAATCAGTTTTATTTACAAAATCAAGAGAGAATAAAGTATATAGAGAATATACAGAAGCATTGTCGTTAACACAACGTGCTATAGACTCTCTTCAAGTTGAATACTTGAAATCTGATAAAAAGAAAACTAAAAAAGCTTATAAGAAAGCTTACAAAGAGCAAGAAGAAGTTCAGGAAATTTATGAAGGTAAATCTGAAGGAATGTTAGTAAATACATTCATTAAGGCTTCTGAAGCTACGAATTCTGATGACATTTTTGACGATACTCAAGAATATTTAGATCATGTCTTAAATAGTTTCTTTGATAACATTGATTTTTCTGACAAAACATTATACAACTCTCCTTTTATTATAGATAGAGTTACTAATTATGTGTTTTATTTAAACATTGCTGAAAGTCAATCGTTACAACAAAAACTATATAAAGAGTCTATAGAAAAAATTATGGGTATCATTAAAAAAGATGCCACTAAGAAAGAAATTTTAGAATATTTAATTACTCGTTTTACAATACAGAGAAATTCTGAAATTGTTGATGAAGTATTTGAAAAATACTATGATAAATTACCGGCTAACTTACAAGATGCTAAATTTAAAGAAGGAAAATTAGCTGAATTAAGTGTATCTGTAGGACGTACTGCTCCTGATTTTTCTTGGAAAGAAGACGGTAAAGATTATTCTTTATCTACTTTAGATGACGGAGAGTATTACTTAATGATTTTCTGGAGTACTCAATGTGGACACTGTGTTAAAGAAGTTCCTGAAGTTCATGAATTCATGAAAGAATACGATAATACTTCTGTAATTGCTTTTGCTATAGAAGAAAATGATCTTGATTTCAACTCTTGGGCTAAGAATAAATTATACAACTGGCACAATGTTTTAGGTACTCATCCTACGTACAAGTTCGATAATGAAGTGGTTCAAAAATATAGAATTGATGCTACACCAACGTACTTCATTTTAGATAAGGACAAAAAAATCATTGCTGTTCCTAATGCTGTAGAAGACATTAAAGAGTTCTTAAATAAAGAAAAAACAGCTTCTGAATAA